Proteins encoded by one window of Vitis vinifera cultivar Pinot Noir 40024 chromosome 10, ASM3070453v1:
- the LOC100241801 gene encoding nudix hydrolase 15, mitochondrial: MDSEDLTLKILAEELRLYKPPHSIPIQQSGSDSESARRKPNRAAVLICLFQGENGDLHVILTKRSSTLSSHSGEVSLPGGKREEGDADDIETAMREAKEEIGLDPSLVNAVTVLEPFVNKRGMIVVPVVGILSDKKAFVPAPNASEVEAVFDTPLEMFLKDENRRAEEREWMGDKYLLHYFDYEAENERYVIWALTAGILIRTASIVYQRPPAFLERKPKFWSRIVN; this comes from the exons ATGGATTCTGAGGACCTGACGCTCAAAATCTTGGCAGAAGAGCTCCGTCTCTACAAACCTCCTCATTCCATTCCCATTCAACAATCCGGTTCAGATTCTGAATCTGCCAGGCGCAAACCCAATAGAGCCGCTGTTCTCATCTGCCTTTTCCAGGGCGAGAATGGCGATCTCCATGTGATTCTCACCAAGCGCTCTTCAACCCTCTCTTCTCACTCTG GTGAGGTTTCGTTACCCGGTGGGAAAAGAGAGGAAGGTGATGCTGACGACATTGAGACTGCCATGAGGGAGGCTAAAGAGGAGATAGGTTTGGATCCTTCACTTGTGAATGCTGTTACTGTTCTCGAGCCTTTCGTAAACAAG CGTGGTATGATAGTAGTTCCTGTGGTTGGCATACTTTCTGATAAGAAAGCATTCGTTCCAGCTCCAAATGCTTCTGAAGTTGAAGCAGTATTTGATACTCCCTTAGAAATGTTCCTCAAG GATGAGAACCGGAGAGCAGAGGAGAGAGAATGGATGGGAGACAAGTATTTACTCCATTACTTCGATTATGAAGCAGAGAATGAGAGGTATGTGATCTGGGCTTTGACTGCTGGAATCTTGATTAGGACCGCATCAATTGTTTACCAGCGCCCACCAGCCTTTCTGGAGCGGAAGCCCAAATTCTGGAGCAGGATTGTTAACTAG